The proteins below come from a single Triticum aestivum cultivar Chinese Spring chromosome 5D, IWGSC CS RefSeq v2.1, whole genome shotgun sequence genomic window:
- the LOC123126303 gene encoding disease resistance protein RGA2-like, which yields MVGLGGVIAGGVAEHIVGKLGEYAASEITLQWGYREDILDMEDKMKDLEAVLLDADDKSRRGGVHGRVICTRNARVSLWFSRNNQLLQRMTMPHKMKKVMKKIDEIEKEGKTRLNDAPGAARAQGSRHIDTFAATSNGDDTKTGMVGMSKEREKIISHVPQAAKAEGSRKTGMVGRDAQKEKIISLLLTSQEANQQDISIIPVVGLGGIGKTTLAESVLADKRVSVFDALVWVHVSKEFDLHKIGSAILKSLFLYDNLSKELATRIYLIVLDDLCFAGRGLVRQPVEVQVMNKVVKDFTPAMALLANSDTCADEIDDSEDLISLHRSRYRHRWAFSKNAYLHLDRKMRE from the exons ATGGTTGGGCTCGGGGGTGTGATTGCGGGTGGCGTGGCGGAACACATCGTGGGCAAGCTGGGCGAGTACGCGGCGTCGGAGATCACTCTGCAGTGGGGGTACAGAGAGGACATTCTGGACATGGAGGACAAGATGAAAGATCTGGAGGCTGTGCTGCTCGACGCCGACGACAAGTCGCGCCGAGGAGGAGTGCACGGGAGAGT GATTTGCACCCGGAACGCGCGT GTCAGCTTATGGTTTTCCAGAAATAATCAACTCCTGCAGCGAATGACCATGCCACACAAGATGAAGAAGGTCATGAAGAAAATAGATGAAATCGAAAAGGAGGGCAAAACGAGGCTCAATGATGCGCCTGGAGCAGCAAGGGCACAAGGGAGCAGGCACATTGATACTTTTGCAGCCACCTCGAATGGTGATGACACCAAAACTGGAATGGTGGGGAtgagtaaagagagggagaagataatCAGTCATGTGCCTCAAGCAGCAAAGGCAGAAGGTAGCAGAAAAACAGGGATGGTGGGGAGGGATGCCCAGAAGGAGAAGATAATCAGCCTGCTACTCACAAGTCAAGAAGCTAACCAGCAGGATATCTCCATCATTCCAGTTGTTGGCCTTGGTGGCATAGGCAAGACCACATTGGCTGAATCGGTTCTTGCAGATAAGAGGGTCAGTGTCTTTGACGCCTTAGTCTGGGTCCATGTGTCCAAGgaatttgatttgcacaaaattgggAGTGCCATCCTGAAAAGCTTG TTTCTGTATGATAATCTGAGCAAAGAACTTGCTACTAGAATATACTTGATTGTTTTGGATGATCTCTGCTTTGCAG GTCGTGGATTAGTTCGCCAGCCCGTGGAGGTACAAGTGATGAACAAGGTCGTGAAGGATTTTACGCCGGCCATGGCTTTGCTCGCCAACTCGGATACATGTGCAGATGAAATAGATGATTCAGAAGATTTAATCAGTTTACACCGATCCAGATACAGGCACAGGTGGGCGTTTAGCAAAAACGCATACCTACACCTTGATAGAAAGATGAGAGAGTGA